From one Xyrauchen texanus isolate HMW12.3.18 chromosome 17, RBS_HiC_50CHRs, whole genome shotgun sequence genomic stretch:
- the pals2a gene encoding MAGUK p55 subfamily member 6a has translation MQQVLDNLKELPPSTGAKDIDLIFLRGIMESPIVRSLAKAHERLEDVKLEAVQSNNVELVSEIMSDMSSLISHDESAADLCKILKEPHFQSLLEAHDKVASKSYEAPPTSTNSTSMANLSLMPADTVRMISIQKKAGEPLGVTFRVEEGDLVIARVMHGSMIDRQGMLHAGDVIREVNGREVGKEPMALQHMLRDCNGSITLKILPSYRDTPPPTQVYLKPHFNYNPDTDSLIPCKEAGLAFSKGDILHIVNKEDPNWWQACKMNGGRTGLIPSQFLEEKRKAFVRRDLDGSGMLCGTLTGKKKKKKMMYLTAKNAEFDRHELQIYEEVAKMPPFRRKTLVLIGAQGVGRRSLKNRLTVLNPLCYGTTVPFTSRHPRDDEKVGQSYCFVSREEMEADIKASRYLEHGEYDGNLYGTKIDSIHEVVRTGRTCILDVNPQALKMLKTSEFIPFVVFIAAPELDTLRAMHKAVVDAGITTKVLTEMDLKKTVDESARIKRAYNHYFDLTIVNDNLDKAFDKLQAAVEQLNTEPQWVPVNWVY, from the exons ATGCAGCAGGTGCTGGATAATCTCAAGGAGCTGCCTCCTTCAACAGGAGCCAAAGACATCGACCTCATCTTCCTCCGTGGCATCATGGAAAGCCCCATAGTTCGTTCCCTAGCTAAG GCTCACGAGCGATTGGAGGACGTTAAGCTGGAGGCAGTGCAGAGTAATAACGTGGAACTTGTGAGCGAGATCATGTCGGATATGAGTAGTCTGATCAGTCATGATGAAAGCGCAGCAGATCTCTGCAAGATCCTCAAAGAACCGCACTTCCAG tccTTGTTAGAAGCTCACGACAAGGTGGCCTCAAAGTCATATGAAGCTCCTCCCACTAGCACCAACTCCACCAGCATGGCCAACCTATCCCTCATGCCAGCTGACACTGTTCGTATGATCAGCATCCAGAAGAAGGCTGGAGAGCCTCTG GGTGTAACATTCCGGGTGGAGGAGGGAGACCTTGTCATCGCACGTGTTATGCACGGCAGCATGATTGACAGGCAGGGGATGCTACACGCAGGTGATGTCATCCGGGAGGTGAATGGCCGAGAGGTAGGCAAAGAACCCATGGCGTTACAGCACATGCTGAGAGACTGCAACGGAAGCATCACCCTCAAAATCCTGCCCAGCTACAGGGATACACCCCCACCCACACAG GTGTATCTGAAGCCACATTTCAACTACAATCCTGACACAGATAGCCTAATTCCGTGTAAGGAGGCGGGCTTGGCTTTCTCTAAAGGAGACATTCTTCACATAGTGAACAAGGAGGACCCCAACTGGTGGCAA GCATGTAAAATGAATGGGGGACGAACTGGCCTGATCCCCAGTCAGTTTCTTGAGGAGAAGAGGAAGGCGTTTGTAAGGAGAGACTTGGATGGGTCAG GAATGCTCTGTGGGACATTAActggaaaaaagaagaaaaagaaaatgatgtaCCTTACAGCAAAGAATGCAG AATTTGATCGGCATGAGTTACAGATTTATGAGGAAGTAGCAAAGATGCCTCCGTTCCGGAGAAAAACTCTGGTCCTGATAGGTGCCCAAGGTGTGGGACGCCGAAGCCTCAAGAATCGTCTGACAGTGTTAAACCCATTATGCTATGGAACTACTGTACCCT TCACTTCTCGCCATCCACGTGATGATGAAAAGGTTGGCCAGTCGTACTGCTTTGTGTCCAGGGAGGAGATGGAGGCAGATATTAAGGCGAGTCGCTATCTTGAGCATGGAGAGTACGACGGCAATCTGTATGGAACCAAAATCGATTCTATCCATGAAGTCGTTCGCACAGGCCGCACCTGTATACTGGACGTCAACCCACAG GCTCTGAAGATGCTGAAGACTTCCGAATTTATACCATTCGTGGTCTTCATCGCTGCTCCAGAACTGGATACACTACGGGCCATGCACAAAGCTGTGGTGGATGCTGGGATCACAACCAAAGTTCTGACG GAAATGGACCTAAAAAAAACAGTGGACGAAAGTGCCAGGATCAAACGGGCTTACAATCACTACTTTGATTTGACTATAGTTAATGACAATCTGGACAAAGCCTTTGACAAACTGCAGGCAGCTGTGGAGCAGCTGAACACAGAACCTCAGTGGGTCCCTGTCAACTGGGTTTACTGA